Proteins from a single region of Lepus europaeus isolate LE1 chromosome 4, mLepTim1.pri, whole genome shotgun sequence:
- the PLAG1 gene encoding zinc finger protein PLAG1 isoform X1: protein MATVIPGDLSEVRDTQKVPSGKRKRGETKPRKNFPCQLCDKAFNSVEKLKVHSYSHTGERPYKCIQQDCTKAFVSKYKLQRHMATHSPEKTHKCNYCEKMFHRKDHLKNHLHTHDPNKETFKCEECGKNYNTKLGFKRHLALHAATSGDLTCKVCLQTFESTGVLLEHLKSHAGKSSGGVKEKKHQCEHCDRRFYTRKDVRRHMVVHTGRKDFLCQYCAQRFGRKDHLTRHMKKSHNQELLKVKTEPVDFLDPFTCNVSVPIKDELLPVMSLPSSELLSKPFTNTLQLNLYNTPFQSMQSSGSAHQMITTLPLGMTCPIDMDAVHPSHHLSFKYPFSSTSYAISIPEKEQPLKGEIESYLMELQGGAPSSSQDSQASSSSKLALEPQSGSLDDGAGDLALSKSSVSISDPLNTPALDFSQLFNFIPLNGPPYNPISVGSLGMSYSQDEAHSSVSQLPPQTQDLQDPGNTIGLGSLHSLSAAFTSSLSTSTTLPRFHQAFQ, encoded by the exons ATGGCCACTGTCATTCCTGGTGATTTGTCAGAAGTAAGAGATACCCAGAAAGTCCCTTCAGGGAAACGTAAGCGTGGTGAAACCAAACCAAGAAAAAACTTTCCTTGCCAACTGTGTGACAAGGCCTTTAACAGTGTTGAGAAATTAAAGGTTCACTCCTActctcacacaggagagaggccctACAAGTGCATACAACAAGACTGCACCAAGGCCTTTGTTTCTAAGTACAAATTACAAAG GCACATGGCTACTCATTCTCCTGAGAAAACCCACAAGTGTAATTATTGTGAGAAAATGTTTCACCGGAAAGACCATCTGAAGAATCACCTCCACACACACGACCCTAACAAAGAGACGTTTAAGTGCGAAGAGTGTGGCAAGAACTATAATACCAAGCTTGGATTTAAACGTCACTTGGCCTTGCATGCCGCAACCAGCGGGGACCTCACCTGTAAGGTGTGTTTGCAGACTTTCGAAAGCACGGGAGTGCTTCTGGAGCACCTTAAATCTCATGCAGGCAAGTCATCTGGTGGGGTTAAAGAGAAAAAGCATCAGTGCGAGCATTGTGATCGCCGCTTCTACACCCGCAAGGATGTCCGGAGACACATGGTGGTGCACACTGGAAGAAAGGACTTCCTCTGTCAGTACTGTGCACAGAGATTTGGACGGAAGGATCACCTAACTCGACATATGAAGAAGAGTCACAATCAAGAGCTTCTGAAGGTGAAAACGGAACCAGTGGATTTCCTGGATCCGTTTACCTGCAACGTGTCTGTGCCTATAAAAGATGAGCTCCTTCCGGTGATGTCCTTACCTTCCAGTGAACTGTTGTCAAAGCCATTCACAAACACTTTGCAGTTAAACCTCTACAACACTCCATTTCAGTCCATGCAGAGCTCGGGATCTGCCCACCAAATGATCACAACTTTGCCTTTGGGAATGACCTGCCCCATAGATATGGATGCTGTTCATCCCTCTCACCACCTTTCTTTCAAATATCCATTCAGTTCTACCTCATATGCAATTTCTATTCCTGAAAAAGAACAGCCATTAAAGGGGGAAATTGAGAGTTACCTGATGGAGCTCCAAGGTGGCGCACCCTCTTCATCCCAGGATTCCCAAGCATCGTCATCCTCCAAGCTAGCCTTGGAGCCTCAGAGCGGGTCCCTGGATGACGGTGCAGGGGACCTCGCCCTGTCCAAAAGCTCTGTCTCCATCAGTGACCCCCTCAACACACCAGCCTTGGATTTTTCTCAATTGTTTAATTTCATACCATTAAATGGTCCTCCGTATAATCCCATATCCGTGGGGAGCCTTGGAATGAGCTATTCCCAAGATGAAGCACATTCTTCTGTCTCCCAGCTCCCcccacaaacacaggatcttcaGGATCCTGGCAACACTATAGGCCTTGGGTCTCTACACTCACTCTCCGCAGCTTTCACCAGTAGCTTAAGCACAAGCACCACCCTGCCCCGTTTCCATCAAGCTTTTCAGTAG
- the PLAG1 gene encoding zinc finger protein PLAG1 isoform X2, producing MATHSPEKTHKCNYCEKMFHRKDHLKNHLHTHDPNKETFKCEECGKNYNTKLGFKRHLALHAATSGDLTCKVCLQTFESTGVLLEHLKSHAGKSSGGVKEKKHQCEHCDRRFYTRKDVRRHMVVHTGRKDFLCQYCAQRFGRKDHLTRHMKKSHNQELLKVKTEPVDFLDPFTCNVSVPIKDELLPVMSLPSSELLSKPFTNTLQLNLYNTPFQSMQSSGSAHQMITTLPLGMTCPIDMDAVHPSHHLSFKYPFSSTSYAISIPEKEQPLKGEIESYLMELQGGAPSSSQDSQASSSSKLALEPQSGSLDDGAGDLALSKSSVSISDPLNTPALDFSQLFNFIPLNGPPYNPISVGSLGMSYSQDEAHSSVSQLPPQTQDLQDPGNTIGLGSLHSLSAAFTSSLSTSTTLPRFHQAFQ from the coding sequence ATGGCTACTCATTCTCCTGAGAAAACCCACAAGTGTAATTATTGTGAGAAAATGTTTCACCGGAAAGACCATCTGAAGAATCACCTCCACACACACGACCCTAACAAAGAGACGTTTAAGTGCGAAGAGTGTGGCAAGAACTATAATACCAAGCTTGGATTTAAACGTCACTTGGCCTTGCATGCCGCAACCAGCGGGGACCTCACCTGTAAGGTGTGTTTGCAGACTTTCGAAAGCACGGGAGTGCTTCTGGAGCACCTTAAATCTCATGCAGGCAAGTCATCTGGTGGGGTTAAAGAGAAAAAGCATCAGTGCGAGCATTGTGATCGCCGCTTCTACACCCGCAAGGATGTCCGGAGACACATGGTGGTGCACACTGGAAGAAAGGACTTCCTCTGTCAGTACTGTGCACAGAGATTTGGACGGAAGGATCACCTAACTCGACATATGAAGAAGAGTCACAATCAAGAGCTTCTGAAGGTGAAAACGGAACCAGTGGATTTCCTGGATCCGTTTACCTGCAACGTGTCTGTGCCTATAAAAGATGAGCTCCTTCCGGTGATGTCCTTACCTTCCAGTGAACTGTTGTCAAAGCCATTCACAAACACTTTGCAGTTAAACCTCTACAACACTCCATTTCAGTCCATGCAGAGCTCGGGATCTGCCCACCAAATGATCACAACTTTGCCTTTGGGAATGACCTGCCCCATAGATATGGATGCTGTTCATCCCTCTCACCACCTTTCTTTCAAATATCCATTCAGTTCTACCTCATATGCAATTTCTATTCCTGAAAAAGAACAGCCATTAAAGGGGGAAATTGAGAGTTACCTGATGGAGCTCCAAGGTGGCGCACCCTCTTCATCCCAGGATTCCCAAGCATCGTCATCCTCCAAGCTAGCCTTGGAGCCTCAGAGCGGGTCCCTGGATGACGGTGCAGGGGACCTCGCCCTGTCCAAAAGCTCTGTCTCCATCAGTGACCCCCTCAACACACCAGCCTTGGATTTTTCTCAATTGTTTAATTTCATACCATTAAATGGTCCTCCGTATAATCCCATATCCGTGGGGAGCCTTGGAATGAGCTATTCCCAAGATGAAGCACATTCTTCTGTCTCCCAGCTCCCcccacaaacacaggatcttcaGGATCCTGGCAACACTATAGGCCTTGGGTCTCTACACTCACTCTCCGCAGCTTTCACCAGTAGCTTAAGCACAAGCACCACCCTGCCCCGTTTCCATCAAGCTTTTCAGTAG